A genomic region of Glycine max cultivar Williams 82 chromosome 15, Glycine_max_v4.0, whole genome shotgun sequence contains the following coding sequences:
- the LOC102667549 gene encoding uncharacterized protein gives METISKRFEKLDVCGKVTLKSKLREIAYLDQNFMCPPPEKVNTKGVQKKLMNRNQRSTKRHPSYWEYVDVLHFVKNTNSSVKRSASSSDQPNPRKIMPTLDQFQPFIHDFIDNIVDVKADGNCGYQSIIALLGMGEDSWSLVHNHLLKELAKWSDDYIKLFGDIDRFEELRRSLLVDGLSKVTVDKLMDITEIGYVIVSRYNVILVSLSRQQSMAFFPLRSQPPTDFPVHCIICIDHVYGNHFV, from the exons atggaaaccatatcTAAGCGATTTGAgaaacttgatgtttgtggtaaagtaactctaaagagtaaacttcgGGAAATTGCATACCTTGATCAAAACtttatgtgtcctcctccagaaaaggtcaacactaaaggtgTACAGAAGAAACTGATGAACAGAAACCAAAGATCAACAAAGCGTcatccgtcttactgggagtatgttgatgttttacattttgtgaaaaataccaaTTCTTCAGTAAAGCGTAGTGCATCATCTTCTGACCAGCCGAATCCAAGAAAGATCATGCCGACgttggatcaatttcagccATTTATACATGATTTCATTGACAACATTGTGGATGTCAAAGCtgacggtaactgtggatatcagTCGATTAtcgctttattaggtatgggtgaagattcTTGGTCCTTAGTGCACAaccatttgcttaaagaacttgccaaATGGTCAGATGACTATATCAAGCTCTTCGGTGACATAGACAGATTCGAGGAATTaaggaggtccctacttgttgatgggttatccaag GTTACTGTGGATAAGTTGATGGATATAACCGAGATTGGATATGTCATTGTatcaaggtataatgtaatccttgtatcgttgtcccgaCAACAAAGTATGGCGttctttcctcttagaagtcaaccaccaacaGATTTTCCTGTGCATTGCATAATTTGTATCGATCACGTCTATGGCAATCATTTTGTTTAG